The Melospiza georgiana isolate bMelGeo1 chromosome 1, bMelGeo1.pri, whole genome shotgun sequence genome contains the following window.
CACATCCTGAGAGCCTGATCCCAAATCGTGGGGTAACTCCTGGGTGACCCAGTGTCCTCCAGTCTCCCCAGGGGCCCAAATCCCACACCCGCATTCTTGGTgcaatgtccccaatgtccttTCACACTCTCCAGAACCCCAACCCAAATCTGGGGTCACCCCCTGACATTCCCAGTATCGCTCTTGCCTCACCTCCTTGCCCCAATCCCACTCCCAGTCTGGTGTTCCCTTTGGAGTTGTTGGAAATGATACACCCCAGGACTGCAACCCAAATGCAGGGATgaccccctgctccctgcagtgtcccccagctctcccatgGAGATGAGCAGGTAAAGAGGGAAAATCCCtgatttgaaagaaaagaagtgtTTCCTCAGCGAAACATCAGGGTTTTTCATCAAAAAATAGGGGGTGCAACCTCTGTCcccttttctccattttatttttcttcctttctcattctgtttgtttttctttctttcctcccagTGCTTCTTCTGTTGCATTGCCTCAAATCAGGAAATTTGGAACAGGCCCCAGACTGACCATTCATCCTTTTAAAATTGCACTGAGCAGCCCCCACCAggtccctcagcctttcctgctgctccagacaCTTCCAcacctccatcccttccctggacatgctccagtCCCTCCTGGTCATTTCTAAGGGTCTGCAGTGAATGAGGAAAAATGGAGGAACATTTCTCCAGCACCCCTTTGTAAAATGAAGTTTGAAAAGTAAAACTTTGATTTGCCTATAAcaaaaattcccagaaaagctTTACTTTAGGAAATGTGGTGATCTGCAGGAGAGGAATTAAAAGAGCTGGACATGACCCCTGAACATGTCCTGGAATCTGATCCCAAATCCTGGAGTCACTCCTGGAtgccccaatgtcccccaaacACCCCAACTCCCAATCCCACCCCCACAGTCCTATAACCCCCTCAATGTGTTTTGTCAGCCTGCCTGCAGGACCCTTACTCAAATCCAGGGGTCACTTCCTGACCCCTCGCAGTAGCCCCAGTGACCCCCAGAATCTCAATTCCATTCCCACCGTTCTGTGTCCCTGCCTCCCGGTGTTTCCCAGTGTCTCCATTACCCCAATCCCTTGTACCCCTCCCAGTGACCCCATGTCCCCCAGGACCCTAACTCCAGGTTTAGGGTCCCCAATGGGTCCcacttgtccctgtcccctccccccCTTACCTGAATTCCACTCTCAGTCCCATGACCTCCCTGGTGACCCCTAGACCCTGATCCAGTCCCACGTGCCCCCCAAGAGTCCCCCAGTACCCCATTGCCACTCCCATGGTTCTGTGTCTCCCATTGCTGGCTCCAGGACCACCCTAGGACCCCAGTCCCTGTCCTATGACACCCCCAGTGCCCCTCCAGATCCCAATCCTTCAGTCCCACGTTTCCCCCCAAGGGGGACCAGTCCCTGATACCGAAATCAACCAGAGTGAACTCCCTGATGGAACTGGATGTATCAGAAAGCCAGAATTCTTGATCAGCTCTGACTCACAGGGGATCTCTCCTGGTCCTGCATGTCAGGGGGGACTCTTCCATTGGGTATTTATGCATCATAATTATAAATATGAATGAAATGGTGTACTTTATCTAATACAGAAACCAGCATTTTTCCCATAAATAATCTGCATGACTCTGTCTCttttaggaaataattttcattgtGCTGGAGAGTCCTATAAAAAAGTTATCTCAGTGTAGTTTTCACTGAGTACTCCATTATCCCAGATGACCTTGCCTCATAATTTCACTTTGGGAAGGCGCTGCTCCTTCTGTGTTACAGTACTTTCCAAAAACCCTTTACAGCAGTTTCCTTTATCTGTTTCTTCACAGATTACAACCACCTCTGTCCTGCTATGTCCACACTTTTACAtccttttattgttttatgcCCATTCATCTTTAAACTGTACCCAGCAACATTAAGGCATCTAAAACTTTCTATTCTCTCTCTTATTGCTCACCCTCCAGGTCCCCAATCCCACCATCCCATGTCCCCCCAGTTGCCCCCAGTCCCACTCCCCACTGCTCGTTGAATTGCACTCACACCTCAGATACCACTTGGGGTTCCCTATCAGATGCCATCTGTGGAGGATCAGCACGTGAATGGGACATCACGCCATGATCAATATGATCAAGTGAAATCAAATTTATTGcaagaacaaaatgtatttGGTCTTTGTTCTGTTGTTCACTTAGCTCAAGCTAATACATGATTGGTTCAGCCTATCTGTGCACATGTCTCAAGCCTTCAGCTGATTGGTTAGTCTTCTTTCTTCATGCATATCATTGTGGTTTATTGTTTTGCCTTCATGCActctgctgtggtttttttgctCCGTCTTCTTAGCGTGCCTCACATCCTGGacttgtttttctcctgagtaGGCTCTTCCTGTTTTTGAGCTATCGGGGACACTGTGAAGTTCTACTCAGACCCCTTAAACACTGGCTTGGGCACAGTGTCCATTTTCCCACAAAAATCCCTCAACAGACATCCCTGGAGGCACCTTGAGCCTGGGGATGATCTCTTGGGGCAGTGCCTGGGTGACTGAGCTGCGCTGAGCTGCCCAAAGAAGTGGCCGTAATACAATATGGGGCACACCAGCTTGGGGATCAACAAATCCCTGTGGGAAGTAGACTTGCATTAAAACTGCATGAGAGGTTCCTTTGAATTCAAAATCACCACCACCAGGCATCACAGAAAGAGGAAACACTCCTGGGGATAACTGGCAAATGGATTTTCTGAGCTACCACGCCAACATGAGCTCAGGTATCTCCTGGTGTTGGTGGATCCCCTCTTGGAGGTCCAGAACTTCTCCTGCCACACAGGGAAGTCACCCAGGTGCTCCTCTAAGAGATCATCCCCAGGCTCAAGATGCCTACAGGGATGTCATCTGTTAGGGGACCCCAAGTGGTATTTGAGGTGTGAGAGCAACTCAGTGAGCAATGGGGAGTGGGACTGGGTGGAACTGGGGGGACATGGGACTGTGGGATTGGGATCATGGGGCCTGAACAATTAGAGAGAGAACAGAAAGTTTCAGATCCCTTAAAGGTGCTGGATAGGCCTTAAAGAAGAACTAGCAAAAAGCCATAATAGAATGCAAAATGTGTGCACATGagagcaaagagaaagagataAAGGGAAGTCATTTGAGGGGTTTTTGGCAAGTTCTGTAacacagaaggagcagcagtgtctgccaaATGTGAAAGTTCAAGCTGGGGTCTTCTGGGATATTAGGGCGTACTGTGAAAACCACACTGAGAAAACTCATTTTTAGGACTCTCCGGTACCATAAAAGGATTTCCAGAAAGAGGCAGAagcatgaaaattatttttcagaaatgtgaaGTTTCTGTACTAGGTGAGGGACACATTGTAATGAATATTTGAAATTGTGGTGGATAAAGACCCTGTGGCAAAGTCCCCCGTGACCTGCAGGACGAGGAGAGATCCACTGTGAGTCTGAGCTGATAAAGAATTGCAGTTTTCTGATAGCTGCAGTTCCATCAGGGAGTTCACTCCAGCTGATTTCAGTATTGAGGCTGGAGGGACCCCTGGGGATTCTTGGGGGAGGCACAGGACTGAGGGATTGGGTATGTGGTGCTGGGGGGACAGTGGAGGAGTCACATGTTGGGGATTGGGGTaatggggggctctgggggaaAATGAGGGGGGACAGGGGGTGGTGAGAGTGGGATTGGGGTGATGGGAGGCTGATAGACGGTGTGGTGGAAGGGAGTGATGGCTGGATTTGGGTTGATGTTCTGGGGTGACACCGAAGAAATTGGAGACTGGGAGTGGGATTGGGGTCTGGGGACCAGCCGAGGGGAACACTGGGGGTCTCAGGGAGTGACCCCCAGGATTTGGTTCAGGGACTCCAGACATGCCCAGGGGTCTGCTGGCAAGAAGTGCCTCTCTATCCCCCTGGGCTGACCCCACTTCCCTCCCCAATCCCTCACTGAGGAACCCTCTCTGTGtctcctctgtgtcccctctgtgtcctgcAGTGTTCCACCCTCATCCTTGTAGCCTCTCCACTCTATGGCCCTCCTGGTGCAAACCCCGGCACTGCTGGCAATGACCGTGGCCACCACAGCTGTCAAGGTGGTAACCCTGGACATGGCCCAGGATTCTTTTGATGACCAGTACCGGGAGTGTGGTCCTGTCATGACTGAGGTGTTGTCAGCCCTCAACCGCTCCGACTTTGATCAGAACCCTCTCTTTGCCCAGGCCTGGCCTAAGGCCAGAGCCAAGTGGCAGAGTCTGgggtcccctgtgtcccctttgtcgtccccagcccaggctgttgCCCTCATGGCCTACACGATGGATGATCTGTACAAGAACTTCAACGCAGCCGTGCGTGTGGCCGGGCGCTCCCGCCAGGAATACCAGGACAAGTTCCACTTCAAAACGCTGCATTTCCTGCTGACCCAGGCCCTGAAGACACTGAGGGTCACTCAGGGACCGCAGTGTCACAACGTGTACCGGGGGGTGCATGGGGTCAGGTTCAAGGCAGAGCATGGTGACATCATCCGATTCGGTCAATTCACATCGGCGTCACAGAGTCAAGAAGCCTCCCAGCAATTCGGGATGGACACGATGTTCCAGGTGCACACGTGCCATGGTGCAGAAATCCGGGAATTCTCCAACTATCCCGGTGAGAAGGAAGTGCTGATCCCACCCTTTGAGACCTTCAAGGTCATCGAAGTCTGCCAGGAAGGGGACAGTGCATGGATCCACCTCTGGTCCAACGGGACCTTCAGCAACTACAACTGCGAGTGGCTGGAAGGTGACGCCACAGGTGACAGCCTGGGGCAATGGGGACACCCACTGTGGCCATGGGGACACCATGATAAGGCACAGGGACAATGACACTCCCTCGGGGTTGGGGGACAGCAACACCCAGTGGGGGGGAGACCCCGTATACACAGTGGATACTCTTGACAGGGCACAGAGGGTGGGGAAAATCACTGAGcatttggggacagggacagcccatgCTGGGGACACCAAGTTTGGGGACATGAATGTGGGCATGGGGACAGGAATGCCCatgagggcacagggatggggactccaatTTCTGGGAGGGAACACAGACCGggacacccctgccatgggacaaCAGGAACAGAGAAAGAGATAAGGACCCCCTGTGACTACCCAGTCCCCCTCCGCTGCATCCCTGTGGGGATGGGCCCTGTGTGCTGGATGTGGGTGAGTCACGGACACTCCCTGGCGCTCCCTGAACCTCGGTCCCCCCTATGACACCTCTGACTCCTCTTGACACTGTCACTGCTAAGCCATGACACCCCTGACCTCCCTGGCCTCTGTACCCCCCATGCCCCCCACAACACCCTGTCACCTGTCAATTCATGGCCCCATCTCACCAGTTACCCCTAACACCCCATTTTATCCGTCCCCAACCCCCTCACTCCCCACATGGTCCCCCTGAcccctctctctgtctcccAGGTGGAAGCATCCCCAGGGCCCCTTTCCATGTCGGCAGACTCCTCCTGGCCACCACAGCTCTTGCAGTGGCAACAGGGATCCTCTGAGCCATGAGGCCACCAAGGTCACTGTCTTCACTGTGGTCACTGTGGCAACCAAGGTCACTGTTGTCACTGTGGCCACCACGATCACCAAAGCCACCAGGATGACCAGAGAAACAAGGCCACCAAGGCCACCATGGCCACCACTGCCACTATGGCATTGGCAGCTACTGCCACCCGGACACCATGGTCTGTATAACCACCAAGGCCGCTGTGAACACCAAGACTCCCTGAGCCACCAGAGCCACTCTGACCACTGTGCACATCAGGGCCATTGTACAAAGCAATTCTATTAAAAAATTCTATCAAAACAGTTTCATTAAATAATTCTGTCAAAGCCAGCAAAAAGAGACAATTCTTATGCAGGGCTCAATGTCAGTCCTCACACCAACACTTGTGGGAATGTCTCTTTCTCTCATCCTTGAGGAGAATCCCTGGCAAGAATCCTCCTCCCAAGGGAGGATCGTCACATACATTTCATTTCAAGCAGGAACAGGGGAGAGGAATCCCTGTCTGAGAGGGGACTGGACATTCCCAGGGTTAGTTGATAGATGGCCAGGCCCCGCTCTGGTCTTTTAGCCTCAGTTGTCAATTCAGGGTTGGTGATTTGGGCTGGTTTTAGCCCAATTCAGAACCCAAATCAGCAGAAGACCCCTCTCAGTGCAGCCATGATGGCCATGAATGGGGCATTGTCCCTCGGCCAGATTCCAGGCAAAGCATCCTGCCACATCCTGCAGTTCATGGGGACCTTAAAGGCTGGGGTTTGGGAGGTTCAAGAGGGCAAGGGCAGGTTCTGTCCCTGGGGAGGCACAGTCCCCACTGCCAGTCCAGGCTGGGGGGGGCCAGCTGGAGCAGTTCTGGAGAAGGAcgtgggggtgctggtgggtgaccAGGGGAGCTGACTGTGTTGCCTGGGGCAAGAAGGGATCCAGGGGTTATCAGGAAGAGCAGGGCCGGGAAGTCAGGGAGTGTTcgtgcccctctgccctgcccagggaggcacATCAGAAGTGCTGTGTCCACCTCtgcccagtgctgtgtccagttctgggatGCTCTGGACCCAATCGTGGTCTCTGGGATGatgctgcctgggctgggtggTTGGGCCAGGTGCCCACTCTGGGTCCTTCCAGCCTGACtcattctgggatttggggattctggCAGTTGTGGTTTGGGAATTGTCCTCcggagagcagcagcaagcatgGGAAATCAGCGGCACTGCACATGTGCTTCTCCGGGCTGGAGtgaccttaaagcccatccagtgccagccctgccatgggcagagacctcttcccctgggccaggctgctccaggccctgcccagTCTGGCCTTGAACGCTTCCAGGTGTGGGGCAACAACTTGGTTATAGATTGGTAATATGATAATTGACTCTCACAGTTAAAGGGTGAGTATTGTGTGTATATTAAGAGAAATTTTGTTGACTTATTTTTATGTGATTGTAGCTTGGTTTTCGGACGTCCTTTGCTGTCTCCACTGCCCCCTTTCCCCCCTGTGTATTGTTCATACCAGATGGCCCTGGTTGTCAGAGTTGTCAGGGATATGTGGAGGCCAGACATGTACCTGTGCCTCTGGCATTGGGCatttgggaatggggaaaaccTGTTGCTGGGGAGGCGTGGCATGCCTCACATCCCCTCATCTCACCTTACCTCACCTCATCTCACCCTACCTCACCTCACCTCACCTCACCTCACCTCACCTCACTTCACTTCACCTCCAGTCAAGTAACAAGAAATTATCCACCAACACATGGCAAAGAAGGTTTGAATGGCAGACTTTGGGAAAGCCAGGTTTGGCTGATGCAACGCTGGGGGTATAAAAGATGAAGCCACCATTTTGTGGATGAGCCACTGGCAGTCCCTTTGTTGTGTTGTTGAGGTCtaataaacctttaaaattaGAAAGTGAGCAATTATTTCTCACAGTCACCAAGGTCTCCACGATCACCATGGCCAGCATGACCCCCAGAAAAATGTGTCCTCCAAGGCCACCGCTGCCAGAATCCCCAAATGCCAGAATGGGTGAGGCTGGAAGGACCCAGAGTGGGCACCTGACCCAACcgcccagcccaggcagcgTCATCCCTGAGACCAGAGTTTggtccagagcagccca
Protein-coding sequences here:
- the LOC131087068 gene encoding erythroblast NAD(P)(+)--arginine ADP-ribosyltransferase-like, giving the protein MALLVQTPALLAMTVATTAVKVVTLDMAQDSFDDQYRECGPVMTEVLSALNRSDFDQNPLFAQAWPKARAKWQSLGSPVSPLSSPAQAVALMAYTMDDLYKNFNAAVRVAGRSRQEYQDKFHFKTLHFLLTQALKTLRVTQGPQCHNVYRGVHGVRFKAEHGDIIRFGQFTSASQSQEASQQFGMDTMFQVHTCHGAEIREFSNYPGEKEVLIPPFETFKVIEVCQEGDSAWIHLWSNGTFSNYNCEWLEGGSIPRAPFHVGRLLLATTALAVATGIL